The genomic stretch acttaaatgcttctactgaggtagcatctctaactgttaccgggagggcattccatagtactggagccccaatagaaaatgctttatagcccgcagactttttttgggctctgggaatcactaataagccggagttcttacaacgcagatttcttgccgggacatatggtacaatacaatcagcaagatacgtgtagtattttatacatacgtagtaaaaccttaaagtcacatcttaagtgcacaggaagccagtgcaggtgagccaagtttgggggtcacccaaacaattttgtggaatagccttcatttctaagaacaagaatagactgtcgagtttcagatgaaagttctctttttctggccattttgagcgtttaattgaccccacaaatgtgatgctccagaaactcaatctgctcaaaggaaggtcagttttgtagcttctgtaacgagctaaactgttttcagatgtgtgaacatgattgcacaagggttttctaatcatcaattagccttctgagccaatgagcaaacacattgtaccattagaacactggagtgatagttgctggaaatgggcctctatacacctatgtagatattgcaccaaaaaccagacatttgcagctagaatagtcatttaccacattagcaatgtatagagtgtatttctttaaagttaagactagtttaaagttatcttcattgaaaaataacgacattttaatgtgaccccaaacatttgaacggtagtatatatatatatatatatatatatatatatatatatatatatatatatatatatatatatatatatatatatatatatatatatatatatatgtacaaagtatataaaggtatatacagtataggcgtaatatgatcaaactttcttgttcttgtcaaaagtctagcagccgcattttgtaccaacagtaatcttttaatgctagacatagggagacccgaaaataaagcgttacagtaatcgagacgagatgtaacgaacgcatgaataatgatttcagcgtcgctggtggacaaaatggaacgaattttagcgatattacggagatgaaagaaggccgttttagtaacactcttaatgtgtgactcaaacgagagagttgggtggaagataatacccagattctttaccgagtcgccttgtgtaattgtttggttgtcaaatgttaaggtggtattattaaatagatgtcggtgtctagcaggaccgataatcagcatttccgttttcttagcgttgagttgcaaaaagttagcggacatccattgtttaatttcattaagacacgcctccagctgactacaatccggcgtgttggtcagctttaggggcatgtagagttgagtgtcatcagcataacagtgaaagctaacaccgtatttgcgtatgatgtcacctagcggcagcatgcaaatactaaagagtgcagggccaagaaccgaaccctggggaactccacacgttaccttaacatagtccgaggtcacattgttatgggagacacactgcatcctgtcagtaagataagagttaaaccaagacaaggctaagtctgatgtaccaatacgcgttttgatacgctctaataaaatattattatcgACTGTATCGAAAGCAGTGCTAAGATCAAGaatcagcaacatagatgacgcatcagaatccatcgttagcaatagatcattagtcatttttgcgagggctgtctccgtagagtgatttgccctgaaaccggattgaaaagcggatattcatcctctgctgaaaagacctaacctcgatcctgacctcatggtaaactaccgaccggtgtcccaccttccgtttatttagaaaatcctcaaaaaaattgttgcacagcagctaaatgaacacttagcgtctaacaatctcagagattgttagacgctaagtgttcatttagctgctgtgcaacaatttttttgaggattttctaAATAAtctcagagattgttagacgctaagtgttcatttagctgctgtgcaacaatttttttgaggattttctaaataaacggaaggtgggacaccgtccggtagtttaccatgaggtcaggatcgaggttaggtcttttcagcagaggatgaatatccgcttttttgaatgctagaggaacagtgccagaggaaagtgataagtttataatatttagcactgatggacctaataatacaaaaagctccttaataagtttcgcaggaagtgggtcaagtaaacatgttgtttgttttatcccatttacacgtaGCAAATctcctaatgttatttcatcaaaaagagagagactatttcggAGGGCAGTAtccatcgtatatacagtcgtatctgttaatagaacccagttgcagCTGGggcgcgttgtctttaatctcctttctaatgagtttgattttcttattaaataaattatatgacaataaacttccatgaatcctgtaaaacaccagacagttagtaatatggtttcacataaacatgttggtgaaactgctcatttctacctagcgataggtggctctaactgtagtgctaatcactcaccagcagaaagccctcatcacactgctaatcaataactaccatcttagacacttaacatcactaatcgccagttaacagctatcatgctaaatgtcaactatcttaaatgcaaacatgaaaacaagacacattaacgtctttccccattacaaacatcataacacaatctaaacttatataaacacattactgtctgagcatataagatattcaattgtgttacatcgcaatttattatattgaaattagccatgtgattaagatgggcacggtctgaccaatcacaagtcagtaggagctgctttgttctcgtgtttggagaaagcggaagagcgattgtcagcctgacattgatgtgtctctgagaactgaacacatttttataacttataacaaaatgtgtttatacagtaacctgctcacatgagtcacattacagcaggggtgtcaaactcattttagctcagggccgcatggaggaaaatctatttccacgtgggcgggacgggtaaaatcatagcatgataacttaaaaatacgactacgacaacttcagattattttctttattttacttcggcccaaaatagaactagcacattctgaaaatgtacatatcacaaataatcctcttgacaaaatacttcaagttagttaaacatttagaggaaaaaaatggtgcattttcaaaacaccttgaagaacacaatgaaattagacttaatctcagtgtttctattaaactttaagtcacaacccatctaggattgaacaaaaaacaaaataaagcatgaataaaaactattctatgtatcaactacctcatttgtcatttccacataccgtatttccttgaattgccgccggatatatagtatgcgcctgcctagaattaccgcggggtcaaactcgtttcgcaaagtaATTAGCACATGCTTAGCATTACCGCCGGCTCAGGAGTAACgctgggtcaaactcgtttcgcaaaatattatttttattagcgcatgtctagaatttccgccgggtcaaactcgtcacgtcacgagtgacacttcacctgtcatcattttcaaaatggaggaggctgatttcaatcATTTAAAATCACATAAATGGAAGAAGATTAaaagctattcagtaggattcaaGGTCCAAGctcttgaatatgctaaaaagaacagtaatcagctatgttttattaatataccgtagctgcgtgtgtcaaatatgagtcattaaatgactcccgcctcctggtggtagagggcgctagtgatccttcttgcgactactcggctgcagaagaagtgacaacaagcagcaacagttagcagcgatcgattattttttcctctcgcctggcctTTTAACATGgacgattacatatctaaaataaaacagttttctaaactggactttcaatcgaagcaggaggtaataattaaaggaatatctccatcgagacagagagacttttaaaactgaagaaagataaggaagacttctataaacaagttatcgatgcttttgttcagaaggagctgcgcatggacttcatttataagtaaacgtaagaccataataaagttttttttaataaatgtgcttttcatgatggtatccttacatcacactcaaatttataagcgcaggcctgaatttaccgcatgcctttggtgagcgccggagtgagaagaggttttaaattaattaccgccctggcgctaattcaaggaaatacgataTTAATCctctgctaactcaacaaaccatacaaactgaggtagaaactattcaagagtgttgagttacttcctgtcttctagacataatgtgtattgatagaaaaataaaagctgtgcaatgtgtgaacaatttcaacaaagcacaaataaaaagtgaaaagactgacagtattgcagtaaatcacacactgttcactttctttacatttgcacagaagacaatcattttcacagaactatatcagtgtgcagtgtctcatgctgcattttaagtggggttactgattgcttattttactcctgttttatgttgggtggagggggaggagtcacagccccgctttaccgtgtacctcttgcttgataTACTTGCTatgctatttgcttgcctaacagaattgctattgcgacatccagtggagacaattagaacagcagtttctttcattaaaaatgcagctgaattttacacttcgcaaactcatctcacgggccggattgaacctgttatgcccgaatgtcgagggaggtgggggttggatTGTGGGTGTTaatgttcatatgtctctgatttgcacatcaattagtctgaggagtaaaagttggcacttggttatgcaaacagttacccagcatctcaatgtcagttttgatacatctcaactttgcagtgaaaaagggtgtagtgcaggtttttgagcgtgcacaaacttgacacatgaggccccaggtccctggactgaagaaggagtaaccaagcacttgaagcatcatctatcttactgttcatgaaggtttcagatacagagaagacatggggtcatgagtggataagattatgctccaaataatccaagtttgtatgaatacctcagatatttgtgaaagaagcagtgaggaggtcctgggtagggtggatgtcaccacatatgagcaacataccacaaactaaacagctaattggttattttcccttgtgtgttcttatgtgttttactgcatCTGCATTACgtgggaaccttttacagcacactgaacaactaaatggtttttcacctgtgtgtgttctcatgtgtcgacacaAAGAGCTGTTACAAAGAAAgcatttgccacaaactgaacaactaaatggtttttctccagtgtgtgttctcatgtgttttactgcgtctgcattacGTGGGAACCTTTTagagcacactgaacaactaaatgatttttctccagtgtgtgttctcatgtgtcgacacaAAGAGCTGTTACAAAGAAAgcatttgccacaaactgaacaactaaatggtttttcacctgtgtgtgttctcatgtgtgttgtCAAACTTGTCTTAACAGaacagcttttgccacaaactgaacaactaaatggtttttcacctatgtgcgttttcatgtgttgagtcaaatggctatttcgagaaaagcttttgccacaaactgaacaataaaaaggtttttcacctatgtgtgttttcatgtgttgagtcaaatggctatttcgagaaaagcttttatcacaaactgaacaatgaaatgttttttcacctgtgtgtgttctcatgtgttcagtcaaatggctatttcgagaaaagcttttgtcacaaactgaacaattaagtggtttttcacctgtgtgtgttctcatgtgttgagtcaaactgcttttaacagaaaagcttttgccacaaactgaacaattaaatggtttttcacctgtgtgtgttctcatgtgttcagtcaaaatgCTTTtaagagaaaagcttttgccacaaactgaacaattaaatggtttttctcctgtgtgtgttctcgtgtgtcGAGTCAAAATGCCATttagagaaaagcttttgccacaaactgaacaattaaatggtttttctcctgtgtgtgttctcgtgtgtcGAGTCAAAATGCCATttagagaaaagcttttgccacacactgaacaattaaaaggtttttctcctgtgtgtgttctcatgtgtcgagtcaaactgctctttttagtaaaactttgaccacaaactgagcagctcaaacatgttttacctctcttctttgtagagcattcagagtatttgttgtcagtgtgagtcctcatatgaccatcacagtctttatcgctgctcaaaggttcttcaacctcgtcttcagcctcactatctgatagtggagctaagaggttgtctacttgtggtttctcttcatcatcttcagtcttctcttcatcatcttcagtcttcacagagagaatactcagtggaaacttggtgtaatcagcttcctctcgtcctagaagacactctccctcctgagtgatgcagagttcctcctcttcctttttaatgcagggtggttgtggagtctcctgcttcaaagtggagctcccccctaactgaggggaaacttcttctggattaccgatcagctgctggacgtctgcaagacacaaacaacaaaaacacactttcttctatgtactgtatgtgtgtgtagtagggttgtacagtatactgctactaataaagtatcgtggtactaatcaattgaaatcggtactataccacctttgaaaagtaccggtaccgttctttcacctgaatgccgctgtgtggcggtgactacagagccgaggcgcatgatgttgagtgtgtcaaaacgcacacacaaagtgcatacaagcaataacatggtggagaggaagaaaggcaacaaaggacaattctactggttaataaagagggtgcgtgaagtgcaatatggaggtatttgggcttctaaactaacaataaaggtgacactttaaacagggagccgcggctctgcaagggttgctttacacctttcctgtttgtgggctcccagaccgtggtcgaggagcgcaggggagacgttccctctagggcccatgttgtgtcgggggtaacactgggtccataaagctccgctctttggtcggaaggacgaggccgtcgattagttacaacttgctcactttatttattatttccacagggcacaaccggacatccaccatgctattaacactcctgcacatactaccactacctctccttactcgcccgctcactcactgacgcccgctcactcactgacgtcactcagacaacacgttgacattctcacaaacacacatactactctcataagttaaccagctcccctgctgtgcacatgtacaaaacccaaaagcagtgaagttgtcacgttgtgtaaatggtaaatagaaagagaatacaacaaatccttttcaacttatattcaattgaatagactgcaaagacaagatatttaatgtccgaactgagaaacattttttttgcaaataatcattgaatcagaatttaatggcagcaacacattgcaaaaaagttggcacgggggcatttttaccactgtgttacatggcctttccttttaacaacactcagtaaaggtttgggaactgaggagacacatttttgaagcttctcaggtggaattctttcccattcttgcttgatgtacagcttaagttgttcaacagtccgggggtctcccttgtgctattttaggcttcttaatgcaccacacattttcaatgggagacaggtctggactacaagctggccagtctagtacccgcactcttttactacaaagccacgctgttagaacacgtggcttggcattgtcttgctgaaataagcaggggcgtccatgataacgttgcttggatggcaacatatgttgctccaaaacctgcatgtacctttcagcattaatggtgccttcacagatgtgtaagttacccatgtcttgggcactaatacacccccataccatcacagatgctggcttttgaactttgcgccaagaacaatcaggatggttcttttcctctttgttcgacgtccacagtttccaaaaccaatttgaaatgtggactcgtcagaccacagaacacttttacactttgcatcagtccatcttagatgagctcgggcccagagaagccggcggcatttctgggtgttgttgataaatggtttttgctgtgtttctgggtgttgttgataaatggcttttgctgtgcacagtagggttttaacttgcacttacagactgtaattacaactgcagttactgacagtggttttctgaagtgttcctgagcccatgtggtgatatcctttacacactgataacaGTTTTTGACGcaataccgcctgaaggatccaaggtcacgggcattcaatgttacgtgcagtgatttctccagattctctgaaccttttgatgatattatagaccttagatggtgaaatccctaaattctctgcaatagctggttgagcaatgttgttcctaaactgttcaacaatttgctcacatatttgttgtcaaagtggtgaccctccccccatccttgtttgtgaatgactgagcatttcatggaagctgcttttatacccaatcatggcacccacctgttcccaattagcctgttcaactgtgggatgtttttgccacttgtgccaacttttttgaaacatgttgcaggcatcaaattccaaatgagctaatatttgcaaaaaataacaaagttttccagtttgaaggttaaatatcttgtctttgcagtctattcaattgaatatagattgaacgggatttgcaaatcattgtattctctttttatttaccatttacacatcgtgccaacttcactgcttttggggttagtagatacgtagacgcgcacacagctgcttggcttgatgccaaatattagcacagttaaaactgcccaattagcagtcaactaatgcaagtgaaatgactacattttgtaacaaattcctaccatttgtgttttgtctttaataaatgtgttttacctgctacatggctttaaggctgcagctaacgattatttttctatcgattaatctatagattattttttcgattaatcggttaatctatagattattttttcgattcatctatagattattttaccttttaccgattattttttattttattttatttaaaatgaagatgaaaaaataaaagtaggccagttttttcaaaaggcatggcttttatttacaaaaaaaaaagtatagccactaagtcaacattgacaacaacatgacaaaatattctgtaacaatgtaaacatttaaaacttttaacatttaacaaaattaaaagtagcttatttgctttttaatgtgcaaatataaaagtaaacatccagtgcaaatcttaatattctgcaatagtataagcatttcaaaagtaaaagtattgcttattt from Entelurus aequoreus isolate RoL-2023_Sb linkage group LG17, RoL_Eaeq_v1.1, whole genome shotgun sequence encodes the following:
- the LOC133632336 gene encoding gastrula zinc finger protein XlCGF17.1-like, with translation MRTHTDNKYSECSTKKRGKTCLSCSVCGQSFTKKSSLTRHMRTHTGEKPFNCSVCGKSFSLNGILTRHTRTHTGEKPFNCSVCGKSFSLNGILTRHTRTHTGEKPFNCSVCGKSFSLKSILTEHMRTHTGEKPFNCSVCGKSFSVKSSLTQHMRTHTGEKPLNCSVCDKSFSRNSHLTEHMRTHTGEKTFHCSVCDKSFSRNSHLTQHMKTHIGEKPFYCSVCGKSFSRNSHLTQHMKTHIGEKPFSCSVCGKSCSVKTSLTTHMRTHTGEKPFSCSVCGKCFLCNSSLCRHMRTHTGEKSFSCSVCSKRFPRNADAVKHMRTHTGEKPFSCSVCGKCFLCNSSLCRHMRTHTGEKPFSCSVCCKRFPRNADAVKHIRTHKGK